The Sorangiineae bacterium MSr11367 genome window below encodes:
- a CDS encoding NADH:flavin oxidoreductase yields MSLSSNTHLALAPFSSELAGLSLRNRAAVAPMSRVSTAGDGVPTDAMRRYYADFAKGGFGLILTEGTYVDLAHSQAYERQPGLATDAQVSAWRPIVADVHAAGAKIFAQLMHAGALVQGNRHRPQSVAPSAIAPKGAKMPEYGGQGPYATPRAMVDDDFRDITEDFVRAALRARDAGFDGVEVHAANGYLFDQFLTTYTNTRTDAYGGSVENRIRFTVDVVRAITKAVGPSFVVGVRLSEAKVNDKSYTWPGGAEEARTIFAAIRDAGASYLHIAAEGRDFAFSARLRDGLTLTQLARQATGLPVIANGSLHDGARAARALEDGHADILALGRAAIANPDWPSRLAQGRPFETFDPAILHPAASLENAASWRAAPRETR; encoded by the coding sequence ATGTCGCTCTCGTCGAACACGCACCTTGCCCTCGCCCCCTTTTCGTCCGAGCTCGCCGGCCTTTCACTGCGCAACCGCGCCGCCGTGGCGCCGATGAGCCGCGTCAGCACGGCCGGCGACGGCGTTCCCACGGATGCGATGAGGCGCTATTACGCCGACTTCGCCAAAGGCGGATTCGGGCTGATCCTCACCGAGGGAACCTACGTGGACCTCGCCCACAGCCAAGCGTACGAGCGCCAACCCGGCCTCGCGACCGACGCGCAGGTGAGCGCGTGGCGGCCCATCGTGGCCGACGTTCACGCCGCGGGCGCGAAGATCTTCGCCCAGTTGATGCATGCCGGCGCCCTCGTGCAGGGCAATCGCCACCGCCCGCAGAGCGTGGCCCCTTCGGCCATTGCGCCAAAGGGCGCGAAAATGCCCGAATACGGCGGCCAAGGGCCCTATGCCACACCGCGCGCCATGGTGGACGACGACTTCCGCGACATCACCGAGGACTTCGTGCGCGCCGCACTTCGCGCGCGGGATGCCGGGTTCGACGGTGTCGAAGTCCACGCCGCCAATGGGTACCTCTTCGACCAATTTTTGACGACGTACACGAACACGCGCACCGACGCCTATGGCGGCAGCGTCGAAAACCGTATTCGCTTCACCGTCGACGTCGTGCGCGCCATCACGAAGGCCGTCGGCCCCTCGTTCGTCGTCGGCGTGCGCCTCTCCGAGGCGAAGGTGAACGACAAATCGTACACGTGGCCCGGCGGCGCAGAGGAAGCGCGCACCATCTTCGCGGCGATCCGCGATGCCGGCGCCTCGTACCTGCACATCGCCGCCGAAGGACGCGACTTCGCCTTCTCCGCGCGTCTTCGCGATGGCCTCACGCTCACGCAGCTCGCCCGCCAAGCCACGGGGCTCCCCGTCATTGCCAACGGCAGCTTGCACGACGGTGCCCGCGCCGCACGCGCCCTCGAGGACGGACACGCCGACATTCTTGCGCTCGGACGCGCCGCCATCGCCAACCCCGATTGGCCTTCGCGCCTCGCACAAGGCCGACCGTTCGAGACCTTCGACCCCGCGATCCTCCACCCCGCCGCCTCGTTGGAGAACGCCGCGTCATGGCGGGCGGCACCACGCGAAACCCGCTAA
- the sthA gene encoding Si-specific NAD(P)(+) transhydrogenase encodes MLDLDLLVIGSGPSGQRAAVQAAKLGKKVALCEHSPRLGGVCMNTGTIPSKTFREAVLHLTGLRQRHLYGQSYHVKEDVTIADLIFHCEHVLKTQAEVVRDQLRRNGISVLRGRGHFIGPHDVEVESDSGTTHLRAKFIVLATGTEAARPPDVEVDGQTVITSDNVLGLNALPRTMTVVGAGVIGIEYASMFAALGVKVTLVDKRPRLLDFVDSEIAESLSYQMRGMGATLRLGEEVDKVQVEGPQRAVATLKSGKKIVSEVLLYSVGRVGMSASLQLDQAGLEADARGRVKVDAHFRTTVPHIYAVGDLIGFPALASTSSEQGRLAACHAFGLTAASMPELLPFGIYAVPEISMVGRHEEELTAEGIPYETGIARYREIVRGVMLGDDSGLLKLLFHRETRRLLGVHIIGTSATELVHIGQAVLAFGGTIDYFVGNVFNYPTFAECYKVAALDGYNKVGRSEDAVVTEPSE; translated from the coding sequence ATGCTCGACCTCGATTTGCTCGTCATCGGTAGCGGCCCCAGTGGACAGCGCGCCGCCGTGCAGGCTGCAAAGCTCGGCAAAAAGGTAGCCCTTTGCGAACATAGTCCGCGGCTCGGCGGGGTGTGCATGAACACCGGCACCATCCCGTCGAAGACCTTCCGCGAGGCGGTGCTTCACCTCACCGGCCTGCGGCAGCGCCACCTCTATGGGCAGTCGTACCACGTGAAGGAGGACGTCACGATTGCGGACCTCATCTTTCACTGCGAGCACGTGCTCAAAACGCAGGCCGAGGTGGTGCGCGATCAACTGCGGCGCAACGGCATTTCCGTGCTGCGCGGGCGCGGTCACTTCATCGGCCCGCACGACGTCGAGGTGGAGAGCGACAGCGGCACCACGCACCTGCGGGCGAAGTTCATCGTGCTCGCCACGGGAACGGAGGCGGCGCGCCCGCCCGACGTGGAGGTCGATGGCCAAACCGTCATCACCAGCGACAATGTGCTGGGCCTCAACGCGCTGCCGCGCACGATGACCGTGGTGGGGGCTGGGGTCATCGGCATCGAGTACGCGTCCATGTTCGCGGCGCTCGGGGTGAAGGTCACCTTGGTCGACAAGCGCCCCCGCCTGCTCGACTTCGTCGATTCCGAGATCGCCGAATCGCTCTCGTACCAAATGCGCGGCATGGGCGCGACGCTCCGCCTCGGTGAAGAGGTGGACAAGGTGCAGGTCGAGGGCCCCCAGCGCGCGGTGGCCACGCTCAAATCGGGCAAGAAGATCGTGAGCGAGGTGCTCCTCTATTCCGTGGGGCGGGTGGGCATGAGCGCGAGCTTGCAACTCGACCAAGCGGGGCTCGAGGCCGATGCGCGCGGTCGCGTGAAGGTGGACGCGCACTTCCGCACGACGGTGCCGCACATCTATGCCGTGGGCGATCTCATTGGGTTCCCCGCGCTCGCCTCCACGTCGTCCGAGCAGGGCCGCCTGGCCGCGTGCCATGCCTTCGGGCTGACGGCGGCGTCCATGCCGGAGCTTCTGCCGTTCGGCATCTATGCGGTCCCCGAGATCAGCATGGTGGGCCGTCACGAAGAGGAGCTCACCGCCGAGGGCATTCCCTACGAAACCGGCATTGCGCGCTACCGCGAAATCGTTCGCGGCGTCATGTTGGGCGACGATTCGGGGTTGCTCAAATTGCTCTTTCATCGCGAAACGCGGCGCCTTCTCGGCGTGCACATCATCGGCACCAGCGCCACGGAGCTCGTGCACATCGGTCAAGCGGTGCTCGCGTTCGGGGGGACCATCGATTACTTCGTGGGCAACGTCTTCAATTATCCAACCTTTGCCGAGTGCTACAAAGTGGCCGCCCTCGACGGGTACAACAAAGTGGGGCGCAGCGAGGATGCGGTGGTGACGGAGCCCTCCGAATGA
- a CDS encoding glycoside hydrolase family 97 protein: MHSFIRVVGCALFVAGAAASCSSRQDQWTVASPNGELKFELRNDNGALTYSVSRHHDGARHDVVLSSPLGVRRDDQSFLDGLEFLYAGPAVITKDDYVAAHGKRRAIHHHAREQVFAFANAQGARVELVVHVTNDGLAFRYRFPEQDAQPHKLLEETTGFHVPAGSNAWITPMQTPTRYSPAYEELYLGTTSGATSPSESGWAFPALFQVGSEWLLLSEADISEANAGTRLQSAAPDGQYRIRYSDAGEGKGVGAVEPESTLPWTLPWRVLVTGSSPKTIAESTLIDDVSAPSKVADASWIKPGRVSWSWWSDDDSPRNETALKSFIDLSAEMGWEYSLIDANWNLMDPAALQRILAHAKEKNIGILLWYNSGGPHNDVTEQPRELMHIRDVRRAEFAKLQQWGVKGVKVDFWQSDKQDRMQQYIELLRDAADYQLMVDVHGCTLPRGWSRTYPNLMTMEGVPGAEQYKFRSDYPQKAAWENTVLAYTRNVVGGMDYTPVTFTDHRYPRITTDGHELALSVVFESSLQHYADSVNSYHALPDFARDFLKAAPSAWEDTKWLAGEPGKLVVLARRGKDGWYLGGISGLETPQTFQLDLSFLGQDGKGTHTISFVQDGAEPRHLTSSTRQVTAAEKIDVPLLARGGFVARIRD; this comes from the coding sequence ATGCATTCCTTCATACGGGTAGTTGGGTGCGCCCTCTTCGTCGCCGGTGCAGCTGCTTCGTGCTCGTCCCGTCAGGATCAATGGACGGTGGCGTCGCCGAACGGCGAGCTGAAATTCGAACTGCGAAATGACAATGGCGCGCTGACGTACTCCGTCAGCCGCCACCACGATGGAGCACGTCACGACGTGGTCCTTTCGTCGCCGCTTGGCGTTCGTCGCGACGATCAGAGTTTCCTCGACGGCTTGGAGTTCCTCTATGCCGGCCCGGCCGTGATCACGAAGGACGATTACGTGGCCGCGCACGGAAAGCGGCGCGCGATTCACCATCACGCGCGCGAACAGGTCTTCGCCTTCGCCAATGCGCAGGGCGCGCGCGTCGAGCTGGTGGTGCACGTCACCAACGACGGCCTCGCGTTCCGCTACCGGTTTCCCGAGCAGGATGCGCAGCCGCACAAGCTCCTCGAGGAGACCACCGGTTTCCACGTTCCTGCCGGCTCGAACGCGTGGATCACGCCCATGCAGACGCCCACGCGCTACTCGCCTGCGTACGAGGAGCTCTACCTCGGCACCACCTCCGGGGCGACATCGCCGAGCGAATCGGGTTGGGCATTTCCCGCGCTCTTTCAAGTCGGTTCCGAGTGGCTGCTGCTGAGCGAGGCGGACATCTCCGAGGCCAACGCGGGGACGCGCCTTCAATCGGCGGCGCCCGATGGGCAATACCGCATTCGATATTCCGACGCGGGCGAAGGAAAGGGCGTCGGTGCGGTGGAGCCCGAATCGACGCTTCCGTGGACCTTGCCGTGGCGCGTGCTGGTCACCGGCTCGTCGCCGAAGACCATCGCCGAGTCCACCTTGATCGATGACGTTTCGGCGCCCTCGAAGGTGGCCGATGCGAGTTGGATCAAACCCGGGCGCGTGTCCTGGAGCTGGTGGTCCGACGACGATAGCCCGCGCAACGAGACGGCGCTCAAGTCGTTCATCGATCTTTCGGCGGAGATGGGCTGGGAGTATTCGCTCATCGACGCGAATTGGAACTTGATGGACCCGGCGGCGCTGCAGCGTATTTTGGCGCATGCCAAGGAGAAGAACATTGGCATTTTGCTCTGGTACAATTCCGGTGGCCCGCACAACGACGTCACCGAGCAGCCGCGCGAGCTGATGCACATTCGCGACGTGCGCCGCGCCGAATTCGCCAAGCTGCAGCAATGGGGCGTGAAGGGCGTCAAGGTCGACTTCTGGCAAAGCGACAAACAGGACCGCATGCAGCAATACATCGAATTGCTGCGCGATGCCGCCGATTACCAATTGATGGTCGACGTCCACGGCTGCACCTTGCCCCGCGGTTGGTCGCGCACGTACCCCAACTTGATGACCATGGAGGGCGTGCCCGGTGCGGAGCAATACAAGTTCCGCTCCGATTATCCGCAGAAGGCGGCGTGGGAAAACACCGTCCTCGCCTACACCCGCAACGTGGTGGGCGGCATGGATTACACACCGGTGACCTTTACCGATCATCGCTATCCGCGCATCACCACCGACGGGCACGAGCTCGCGCTGTCCGTCGTGTTCGAATCCTCGCTGCAGCACTACGCGGACTCGGTGAACTCGTACCATGCGCTTCCGGATTTCGCGCGCGACTTCCTCAAGGCGGCGCCGTCCGCGTGGGAGGACACGAAGTGGCTCGCGGGTGAGCCGGGCAAGCTCGTCGTGCTCGCGCGACGCGGGAAGGACGGCTGGTACCTGGGCGGCATCAGCGGGCTGGAGACGCCGCAGACCTTCCAGCTCGACCTGTCGTTCCTCGGGCAGGACGGGAAGGGGACGCACACCATCTCGTTCGTCCAAGATGGAGCCGAGCCGCGCCACCTCACGAGCTCGACGCGTCAGGTGACCGCGGCCGAGAAGATCGACGTCCCGCTGCTGGCGCGGGGCGGGTTCGTGGCGCGGATCAGGGATTAG
- a CDS encoding PaaI family thioesterase has product MIERVAAWMGESPFGREFGVQVQAADAESLRLFYPHDERHGAMPTSPSGKVGLHGGAIASLVTIGSQALVRSASGEFDAPSSTVSLNIAYVRSARSSLTVTTRAVRRVRELVFLETEIAGEDGAAVAEASSVVRLGHAAGEASGQGIAPPLGEGSAPVLDVFRSALRAIPFMASREVDISGAARGRVDMSLGAPETNRDRAGAIHEGAALTLLDAAGASSPWTVATPSTRVAGATVSLSAHFVAPLPSDGLIARATVRASDARTCWTDVVLLGRTGETLHAFGTVAYRYGD; this is encoded by the coding sequence ATGATCGAGCGGGTCGCGGCGTGGATGGGAGAAAGCCCTTTCGGGCGCGAGTTCGGCGTGCAGGTGCAGGCGGCGGATGCCGAGTCGTTGCGCCTCTTCTATCCGCACGATGAACGGCATGGGGCAATGCCGACGTCGCCGTCGGGCAAGGTTGGCCTTCACGGCGGCGCGATTGCGTCGCTGGTGACCATCGGGTCGCAGGCGCTGGTGCGTTCCGCATCGGGCGAATTCGACGCGCCCTCGAGCACGGTGTCGCTGAACATCGCGTACGTGCGTTCCGCGCGAAGCTCGCTCACCGTGACGACGCGCGCGGTGCGGCGTGTGCGCGAGCTGGTCTTTCTCGAGACGGAAATCGCGGGGGAAGACGGAGCGGCCGTGGCCGAGGCCTCCTCCGTGGTGCGGCTAGGGCATGCCGCGGGCGAGGCGAGCGGCCAAGGCATCGCGCCGCCGCTCGGGGAGGGGAGCGCGCCCGTGCTCGACGTGTTCCGGTCGGCGCTTCGCGCGATTCCGTTCATGGCATCGCGCGAAGTGGACATCTCCGGCGCCGCGCGCGGCCGCGTCGACATGTCCTTGGGCGCACCGGAGACGAACCGCGATCGCGCGGGCGCGATCCACGAGGGTGCGGCGCTCACCTTGCTCGATGCGGCCGGGGCCTCGTCGCCATGGACGGTGGCCACACCGTCGACGCGCGTGGCCGGGGCCACGGTGTCCTTGAGTGCCCATTTCGTGGCGCCGCTGCCGAGCGACGGCTTGATCGCACGCGCCACCGTGCGCGCATCGGATGCGCGCACGTGCTGGACCGACGTGGTGCTCTTGGGACGCACCGGCGAGACGCTGCACGCCTTCGGCACCGTGGCGTACCGCTACGGCGATTGA
- a CDS encoding saccharopine dehydrogenase NADP-binding domain-containing protein codes for MTESERRFDVVVFGATGFTGKLVAEYLAKVQGPKRLRWAVAGRDKKKLEALKAELVRDGRDDLGVLVADSSDRAALDELARQTKMVATTVGPYVAYGRELASACAENGTHYADLTGEVPFIRESIDRNHTRARETGARIVHSAGFDSIPSDLGVFMLHQHFAAQDRKLARAWFFCEAVKGAMSGGTVATMTTLLEGASRDRNVRRLLRNPYALADGERGPEADRYKIRFESRIGKWVCPFLMGAINTRNVHRSNALLGYAYGRDFRYSEEMSTGSGPAGFARATAISGGMATFATLAATSVGRRVIKPFQPAPGEGPSADAREAGFFKIRIIGEAEARSGETPVVADAEIRGHRDPGYGETALMLAEAALCLALDPLESPGGVLTPSVAMGTHLLDRLRAAGMIFRVVPR; via the coding sequence ATGACCGAATCGGAAAGACGCTTCGATGTCGTCGTGTTCGGGGCCACCGGCTTTACCGGGAAGCTCGTGGCCGAATATTTGGCGAAGGTCCAAGGGCCGAAACGGCTTCGATGGGCGGTTGCAGGGCGGGACAAAAAGAAGCTCGAGGCGTTGAAGGCGGAATTGGTACGCGACGGCCGGGACGACCTCGGCGTGCTGGTGGCCGATTCTTCCGATCGTGCGGCGCTCGACGAGCTGGCGCGGCAGACGAAGATGGTGGCCACCACCGTCGGGCCGTACGTGGCCTATGGACGCGAACTCGCGTCCGCATGTGCCGAAAATGGGACACACTACGCGGATTTGACGGGGGAGGTGCCCTTCATCCGCGAGAGCATCGATCGCAATCACACACGCGCGCGCGAAACGGGGGCGCGCATCGTCCATAGTGCGGGGTTCGACTCGATTCCGTCCGATTTGGGCGTGTTCATGCTGCACCAGCATTTCGCCGCACAGGATCGGAAGCTCGCGCGCGCGTGGTTCTTTTGCGAGGCCGTCAAAGGAGCCATGAGCGGCGGCACCGTGGCGACCATGACCACGCTTCTCGAAGGTGCCTCGCGCGACCGGAACGTGAGACGCCTTCTCAGGAATCCCTATGCGCTCGCCGACGGAGAGCGAGGCCCCGAGGCGGACCGCTACAAGATTCGTTTCGAATCCCGCATTGGCAAATGGGTTTGCCCCTTTTTGATGGGCGCCATCAATACGCGCAACGTGCACCGCTCGAATGCGTTGCTCGGATATGCCTATGGCCGCGATTTTCGGTATTCCGAGGAGATGAGCACCGGCAGCGGCCCCGCGGGCTTTGCGCGAGCCACCGCCATTTCCGGCGGAATGGCCACATTTGCGACTTTGGCGGCGACCAGCGTCGGGCGGCGTGTGATCAAACCGTTTCAACCCGCCCCCGGGGAAGGCCCCTCGGCCGACGCCCGCGAAGCCGGCTTCTTCAAGATCCGCATCATCGGCGAGGCCGAGGCCCGCTCGGGGGAGACCCCCGTCGTCGCCGATGCGGAGATCCGCGGGCATCGCGACCCCGGCTACGGCGAAACCGCGTTGATGCTCGCCGAAGCCGCCCTTTGCCTGGCGCTCGATCCGCTCGAATCGCCGGGCGGTGTTCTCACCCCGTCGGTGGCCATGGGAACGCACCTCTTGGATCGGCTGCGCGCCGCGGGAATGATCTTTCGCGTCGTCCCGCGCTAA
- a CDS encoding gluconokinase — protein MIVIVAGVSGSGKTTVGKALAQQWGCAYGEADEFHPPENIAKMAAGTPLNDDDRAPWLQRIADYADERIAKGESAVVTCSALKRRYRDFLRRGRPELRIVLLDGDRATIARRLSERKGHFFKEHLLDSQFRDLEPPQADEEIVAVPITGTPDEIVASIVRALDPTSCK, from the coding sequence ATGATCGTCATCGTCGCGGGCGTATCGGGCAGCGGAAAAACGACGGTGGGGAAAGCCCTGGCCCAGCAATGGGGCTGCGCATACGGCGAGGCCGACGAGTTTCATCCACCGGAGAACATCGCCAAAATGGCCGCCGGCACGCCGCTGAACGACGACGATCGCGCGCCGTGGTTGCAACGCATTGCCGATTACGCGGACGAGCGCATCGCCAAGGGCGAATCGGCCGTGGTCACCTGTTCGGCGTTGAAGCGCCGCTACCGCGACTTCTTGCGCCGCGGCCGCCCGGAGTTGCGCATCGTCCTCTTGGACGGCGATCGCGCGACGATTGCTCGGCGATTGTCCGAGCGAAAAGGGCACTTCTTCAAGGAACATTTGCTCGATAGCCAATTCCGCGATCTGGAGCCGCCCCAGGCCGACGAGGAGATCGTGGCCGTTCCCATCACGGGCACACCCGACGAGATCGTCGCGAGCATCGTGCGGGCGCTCGACCCCACGTCGTGTAAGTAG
- a CDS encoding LysR substrate-binding domain-containing protein — protein sequence MDRVRALAWFCKVVDVESISQAARTLRVSKAAVSKVLSSLEQELGVTLLHRTTRAVRPTATGRVVYTHARTVLEQMRELEAAANAEKAEPSGTLRITAPVAFGSLHLRAHIAAFIAKYPAVRIELVLTDRYIRLAEEGFDVAIRVTRSFDDEDVVAVPLARTRMIACASPEYLARAGKPRTPRDLARHPSRYTCISYAAPGVTGRLAWHFDDEAVLIDPAVRVDNSVLLCDLARSGAGIAFLLSFVCAADLANGTLIPLFPKAKTEQSTVFALYPSPGHATAKIRAFMEFLKSAYMGVGEWA from the coding sequence ATGGATCGCGTTCGGGCACTCGCATGGTTCTGCAAGGTGGTGGACGTGGAGAGCATCTCGCAGGCCGCGCGCACATTGCGGGTCTCGAAGGCCGCGGTCAGCAAGGTGCTGTCGTCGCTGGAGCAGGAGCTGGGGGTCACCTTGCTTCACCGCACGACCCGCGCCGTGCGGCCCACGGCCACGGGGCGCGTGGTGTACACGCACGCGCGCACGGTGCTGGAGCAAATGCGCGAGCTCGAGGCCGCGGCCAACGCGGAAAAGGCCGAGCCGAGCGGCACGTTGCGGATCACCGCACCGGTGGCCTTCGGGTCGTTGCATTTGCGCGCCCACATCGCCGCGTTCATCGCGAAGTACCCCGCCGTGCGCATCGAGTTGGTCCTCACCGACCGCTACATCCGCCTGGCCGAAGAGGGCTTCGACGTGGCCATTCGCGTGACCCGTTCCTTCGACGACGAGGACGTGGTCGCCGTCCCACTGGCCCGCACGCGGATGATCGCGTGCGCCTCCCCCGAGTACCTCGCGCGTGCAGGCAAACCGCGCACCCCTCGCGATTTGGCACGGCATCCGTCGCGCTACACATGCATCAGCTACGCCGCCCCCGGCGTCACCGGGCGCCTCGCATGGCACTTCGACGACGAAGCCGTCCTCATCGATCCTGCCGTTCGCGTCGACAACAGCGTCCTGCTCTGCGACCTCGCCCGCTCCGGCGCAGGCATCGCCTTTCTCCTCTCCTTCGTGTGCGCTGCCGATCTCGCGAACGGCACCCTGATCCCCTTGTTTCCCAAAGCCAAAACCGAACAAAGCACAGTCTTCGCGCTCTACCCTTCCCCGGGCCACGCCACCGCCAAGATCCGCGCCTTCATGGAGTTCCTCAAAAGCGCCTACATGGGCGTGGGAGAATGGGCATGA
- a CDS encoding antibiotic biosynthesis monooxygenase, with product MLLRALLLATAVFTAACASTPASAPGAHASSQAPSKALIARVWHGRTAASKADEYARYLDENGVKKILAIEGNRGCQMFRRIDGDVAEFFVISYWESREAIKKFAGADIEKTHNLPRDPEYLLELEPHVRHFDVVVGQSP from the coding sequence ATGCTGCTTCGCGCCCTCTTGCTCGCCACCGCCGTCTTCACCGCGGCGTGCGCCTCCACGCCCGCGAGCGCCCCGGGTGCGCACGCATCGTCGCAAGCGCCCTCGAAGGCGCTCATCGCACGCGTATGGCACGGCCGCACGGCGGCGAGCAAAGCGGACGAATACGCGCGCTACCTGGACGAGAACGGCGTAAAGAAGATTCTCGCCATCGAGGGCAACCGCGGATGCCAGATGTTCCGCCGCATCGACGGGGACGTGGCGGAGTTCTTCGTCATTTCGTATTGGGAGAGCCGCGAAGCCATCAAGAAATTCGCGGGCGCGGACATCGAAAAGACGCACAACCTGCCGCGCGATCCCGAGTACCTCCTCGAGCTCGAACCGCACGTGCGGCACTTCGACGTGGTCGTCGGTCAATCGCCGTAG
- a CDS encoding GatB/YqeY domain-containing protein, which translates to MLVDTIKARALEAMKAKDHDASNILRLALGEIQMAGVRSEREVTDEDAVTVLRKLIKSNEETLSMSEAPEQRATLQKEIALLQSFLPASMSVDAIAEALAPVLDAIRGAKSEGQATGVAMKHLKSTGANATGTDVAKAIKQLRGG; encoded by the coding sequence ATGCTGGTCGACACCATCAAGGCGCGTGCGCTCGAGGCGATGAAGGCGAAGGATCACGATGCATCCAACATTTTGCGCCTTGCGCTCGGCGAGATTCAAATGGCTGGCGTGCGAAGCGAGCGCGAGGTCACCGACGAGGACGCGGTGACCGTGCTGCGAAAGCTCATCAAGTCGAACGAGGAGACGCTCTCGATGTCCGAGGCGCCGGAGCAGCGCGCCACCCTGCAAAAGGAAATCGCACTTCTCCAGTCGTTCCTGCCGGCGAGCATGAGCGTGGACGCGATCGCCGAGGCGCTGGCCCCGGTGCTCGACGCGATTCGCGGGGCAAAAAGCGAAGGGCAGGCCACCGGCGTGGCGATGAAGCACTTGAAATCGACCGGCGCGAATGCGACCGGGACGGACGTTGCCAAGGCGATCAAACAGCTTCGCGGTGGTTGA
- a CDS encoding nuclear transport factor 2 family protein, producing MNDDQSQLLEMTQLGFIAFRNSEPALLEAILAPEFVTLGPGMPEMSRAAFLEWVRSSTGTIVSVEGESLGAHVFGETGVVSGVQRSHFRTEAGEVLNVAAFTQVFVRRDGRWQAVYSYWVPWDQLAATVSP from the coding sequence ATGAATGACGACCAATCGCAGCTTCTCGAAATGACCCAGCTTGGGTTCATTGCCTTTCGCAACTCCGAGCCCGCTCTGCTCGAAGCGATCCTCGCCCCCGAGTTCGTCACGCTGGGGCCAGGCATGCCCGAAATGAGCCGTGCGGCGTTTCTCGAATGGGTCCGCTCCTCCACGGGGACCATCGTCTCCGTCGAGGGCGAGTCGCTCGGCGCACACGTGTTCGGCGAAACCGGCGTCGTGTCGGGGGTCCAGCGATCCCACTTTCGCACCGAAGCGGGGGAGGTCTTGAACGTGGCGGCCTTCACGCAAGTCTTCGTGCGGCGCGACGGTCGATGGCAGGCCGTCTATTCCTATTGGGTACCCTGGGACCAGTTGGCCGCAACGGTCTCACCGTGA
- a CDS encoding GNAT family N-acetyltransferase, with amino-acid sequence MLGGSEDVVVREIVEGPRRALVHLPDMRRIERPGWFQLITPSFRQGGFNEVACSELAENEADAIIEATVGEYRRLGIKFRWLVGARTQPADLGSRLERAGLIRYTSCAMFVETPHPEVPFAAEKVSTADEVSIEEVDDAGLDLYTRVMATGWNVEAGPLENVHRRMMQEKERSQRFFLGRYQGRPAAAAGYLDLGRSAYLLGAVVLPDFRRHSLYRAIVAARLRDARARGLRLATSLARAETSAPILERMGFRTAERLSTYSG; translated from the coding sequence ATGCTGGGCGGATCCGAGGATGTGGTGGTGCGCGAGATTGTCGAAGGCCCGCGCCGGGCGCTCGTGCACCTGCCGGACATGCGCCGGATCGAGCGACCGGGCTGGTTTCAGCTGATTACGCCGTCGTTCCGCCAGGGAGGCTTCAACGAGGTGGCTTGTTCGGAGCTCGCCGAGAACGAGGCCGACGCCATCATCGAGGCGACGGTGGGCGAGTACCGTCGCCTGGGCATCAAGTTTCGATGGCTCGTGGGCGCACGGACCCAGCCGGCCGACCTGGGCTCACGCTTGGAGCGCGCCGGCCTGATCCGCTACACGTCCTGCGCGATGTTCGTGGAGACCCCGCACCCCGAGGTGCCGTTTGCCGCGGAGAAGGTCTCGACGGCGGACGAGGTGTCCATCGAGGAGGTGGATGATGCGGGCCTCGATCTATACACGCGCGTGATGGCCACGGGGTGGAACGTGGAGGCCGGGCCGCTCGAGAACGTGCACCGGCGGATGATGCAGGAGAAGGAGCGATCGCAGCGCTTCTTCTTGGGGCGTTACCAAGGTCGGCCCGCCGCCGCGGCCGGCTACTTGGATTTGGGACGCTCGGCGTATTTGCTTGGGGCGGTGGTGCTGCCGGATTTTCGGCGTCACAGTTTGTACCGCGCGATCGTGGCGGCACGGCTTCGCGATGCGCGCGCACGCGGGTTGCGGCTGGCCACGAGCCTCGCACGCGCGGAGACGTCGGCGCCGATCCTCGAGCGCATGGGATTTCGCACCGCGGAGCGTTTATCGACTTATAGTGGCTGA